One window of Cupriavidus oxalaticus genomic DNA carries:
- a CDS encoding flagellar protein FlhE — MGVGGLLARGAGVVLLAASACAWSAIEGGTRHAWTGSVNGPALHGRGQRAVSAPIQPVGVLPQAEGVITTVRWRYSFAQTPPAELQAYLCNAQRCVMLPQAEGLTSAFSGDDATKGFVFAFRVPGQGSLVPVLQGRSNEVVVGFR; from the coding sequence ATGGGTGTTGGTGGCCTGCTTGCCCGCGGCGCCGGCGTCGTGCTGCTCGCTGCGTCGGCTTGTGCCTGGTCGGCGATCGAAGGTGGGACACGGCATGCGTGGACCGGGTCGGTCAATGGGCCGGCGTTGCATGGGCGGGGGCAGCGGGCGGTGTCGGCGCCGATTCAGCCTGTGGGGGTGTTGCCGCAGGCTGAAGGGGTGATTACGACGGTGCGGTGGCGTTACAGCTTTGCGCAGACGCCGCCGGCCGAGTTGCAGGCATATTTGTGCAATGCGCAGCGGTGTGTGATGTTGCCCCAGGCCGAGGGGCTAACGTCCGCGTTCTCCGGCGATGATGCTACCAAGGGGTTTGTGTTTGCGTTTCGGGTGCCGGGACAGGGGAGTCTGGTGCCGGTTTTGCAGGGGCGGAGTAATGAGGTGGTTGTGGGCTTTCGGTAG
- a CDS encoding flagellar protein FlgN, translated as MSQSLIQSLQRETEGVEAFGQLLAQERDAIKRGDFTALSELLTRKVEVGQGLSRQVRAREAQMQALGLRAGADGQLLGRLDAGVAEAWRKLIFAARVTRDGNALNGAVIKAHLDFTQQAIQALRQHSGGDAGLYGKDGKAATGVGGVSLAAG; from the coding sequence ATGAGCCAAAGCCTGATCCAGTCCCTGCAGCGTGAAACCGAAGGTGTTGAAGCTTTCGGGCAACTTCTTGCGCAAGAGCGAGATGCCATCAAGCGCGGGGATTTCACTGCGCTCAGCGAGTTGCTGACGCGCAAGGTGGAAGTGGGTCAGGGGCTGTCGCGGCAGGTCCGGGCGCGGGAAGCGCAGATGCAGGCGCTGGGCCTGCGTGCTGGCGCGGACGGGCAATTGCTTGGCCGGCTCGATGCCGGCGTGGCGGAGGCCTGGCGCAAGCTGATCTTTGCTGCGCGGGTGACGCGGGATGGCAATGCGCTGAATGGCGCGGTCATCAAGGCACATCTCGATTTCACGCAGCAGGCGATTCAGGCGCTGCGGCAGCATAGTGGCGGGGATGCCGGGTTGTATGGGAAGGATGGGAAGGCGGCGACCGGGGTTGGGGGGGTGAGCCTGGCGGCAGGCTGA
- the flgM gene encoding flagellar biosynthesis anti-sigma factor FlgM — protein MKINHSTSSRPADAPAGDAAARPQAAPASAAPPSSGLSVSPLAAQVREISSRLAQETDDDIDTAKVEEIRQAIAEGRIKIDPGKIADGLLASLRELGQADPQ, from the coding sequence GTGAAGATCAACCATTCCACCTCGTCCCGGCCCGCCGACGCGCCCGCAGGCGACGCCGCCGCCCGGCCCCAGGCCGCACCGGCCAGCGCCGCCCCGCCGTCCTCCGGGCTGAGCGTCAGTCCGCTGGCCGCACAGGTGCGCGAGATCAGCAGCCGCCTGGCGCAGGAAACCGACGACGATATCGATACCGCCAAGGTCGAAGAAATCCGCCAGGCCATCGCCGAAGGCCGGATCAAGATCGACCCGGGCAAGATTGCCGATGGCCTGCTCGCCAGCTTGCGCGAGCTAGGCCAGGCCGACCCTCAATAG
- the flgA gene encoding flagellar basal body P-ring formation chaperone FlgA, translated as MNPNRRSLRRTLGRYSRRNGPRKAQTLLAAGLLCLAGAAGAAPAQVTPVAMQAPAAGQHAAAASPFTEDPARAAVERFLLQQTAGLPGKVSVQVAPPSGGRAPECASPDPFLPAGASPWGRVSVGVRCGGERPWVRYMQARVSVLTDYYVASRALGPGEPVSQADIEVRQGDLATLPRAVITDPAQLAGAVAANRIAAGSPMRSDLLRKAIAVRQGQTVTVSVEGEAFQISSEGKVLADAATGNTVQVRLRNGQVVNGLVRSGDTVVLQ; from the coding sequence ATGAACCCCAATCGCCGCTCCCTCCGACGCACCCTCGGCCGCTATTCCCGCCGCAACGGCCCGCGCAAGGCGCAGACCCTGCTGGCGGCAGGCCTGCTGTGCCTTGCCGGGGCCGCCGGCGCTGCGCCGGCGCAGGTCACTCCGGTCGCCATGCAGGCACCGGCGGCCGGCCAGCACGCGGCCGCTGCAAGCCCCTTCACCGAGGATCCCGCACGCGCTGCCGTGGAGCGCTTCCTGCTGCAGCAGACCGCCGGCCTGCCCGGCAAGGTCAGCGTGCAGGTGGCTCCGCCGTCGGGCGGCCGCGCGCCGGAGTGCGCATCGCCCGACCCGTTCCTGCCCGCCGGCGCCTCGCCGTGGGGGCGGGTCTCGGTCGGCGTGCGCTGTGGCGGCGAGCGGCCGTGGGTGCGCTATATGCAGGCGCGCGTATCGGTGCTGACCGACTATTACGTCGCGTCGCGCGCCCTGGGTCCGGGCGAACCGGTCAGCCAGGCCGATATCGAAGTGCGCCAGGGCGACCTTGCCACCTTGCCGCGCGCGGTCATCACCGACCCGGCCCAGCTCGCCGGCGCCGTCGCCGCCAACCGCATCGCCGCCGGCTCGCCCATGCGCAGCGACCTGCTGCGCAAGGCCATCGCGGTGCGCCAGGGACAGACCGTCACGGTGTCGGTCGAGGGTGAGGCGTTCCAGATCTCCAGCGAGGGCAAGGTGCTGGCCGACGCCGCCACCGGCAATACCGTGCAGGTCCGCCTGCGCAACGGCCAGGTGGTCAACGGGTTGGTGCGCAGCGGTGATACCGTCGTGCTGCAATAA
- the flgB gene encoding flagellar basal body rod protein FlgB: MIDRLDASLRFQQEALSLRNQRQSVIASNIAHADTPGYKARDFDFASTLAQSVERGHRNEGMSLSTTQVRHLPAQAPTREAFDLAYRIPLQSSVDGNTVEMDAERVAFADNAVHFESGLTVMNSKIKTMLAAIQQ; this comes from the coding sequence ATGATCGACAGACTCGACGCGTCGCTACGCTTCCAGCAGGAAGCGCTGAGCCTGCGCAACCAGCGGCAATCGGTGATTGCCTCCAACATCGCGCACGCCGATACCCCGGGCTACAAGGCCCGCGACTTCGATTTCGCCAGCACGCTGGCGCAGTCCGTGGAACGCGGCCATCGCAACGAAGGCATGTCGCTGTCGACCACCCAGGTCCGCCACCTGCCCGCGCAGGCGCCGACCCGCGAGGCGTTCGATCTGGCCTACCGCATTCCGCTGCAGTCCAGCGTCGACGGCAACACCGTTGAAATGGATGCCGAGCGCGTGGCCTTCGCCGACAACGCGGTGCATTTCGAGTCGGGCCTGACGGTGATGAACTCGAAGATCAAGACCATGCTGGCGGCGATCCAGCAATAA
- the flgC gene encoding flagellar basal body rod protein FlgC has translation MPAMNIFDVAGSAMAAQSQRMNVTASNLANADSVVSPDGQAYRAKQVVFGMAPTPGQSDVGGVQVAGISEDPSPPRMVHNPTHPMANAQGYVVMPNVNPVEEMVNMISASRSYQANVEVLNSAKNMMLKTLTIGQ, from the coding sequence ATGCCGGCAATGAACATCTTCGACGTCGCGGGCTCGGCCATGGCGGCGCAGTCGCAGCGCATGAACGTGACCGCGTCCAACCTGGCCAACGCCGACAGCGTGGTCAGCCCGGACGGGCAGGCCTACCGTGCCAAGCAGGTCGTGTTCGGCATGGCGCCCACGCCCGGCCAGAGCGACGTCGGCGGGGTCCAGGTGGCCGGCATCAGCGAAGACCCTTCGCCGCCGCGCATGGTCCACAACCCCACGCATCCGATGGCGAACGCGCAGGGCTACGTGGTCATGCCCAACGTCAACCCGGTGGAAGAGATGGTCAACATGATCTCGGCCTCGCGCTCGTACCAGGCCAATGTCGAGGTGCTCAACTCCGCCAAGAACATGATGCTCAAGACGCTGACGATCGGCCAGTAA